One genomic region from Gammaproteobacteria bacterium encodes:
- the dacB gene encoding D-alanyl-D-alanine carboxypeptidase/D-alanyl-D-alanine-endopeptidase, whose protein sequence is MILVAVCLGMSPVAARAQSALPTTIKKTMQESRIPQNSVSIYIHRIGEPGPRLAWLDDVPRNPASTIKLLTTFAALELLGPDFTWKTEVYTQAAPEHETLNGNLYLKGYGDPYLVSEQFWRLLREVRYRGLKRINGDLVLDDTYFETEAVDPGGFDGQPHRSYNVAPSAFMLNFQSVNFLFRPGPDNQSVQIVADPDPGLQIVNRLKVGKGGCRNWKSRVHMDVANGKDDVIRFSGRYDRACGDKSMYRVVTDSGQYIRGVFRSLWQELGGRFEGRLLKAPVPGSANLYFQKTSQPLPEIIRSINKYSNNVMTRQLLLTLAAERGGVPGTTEKGVAVIREWLAGRGLDDPGLVLDNGAGLSRETRISSQHMGRLLLAAYSSPRMPELMASLPIVGTDGTLATRFADSPATGRVHAKTGLLDDVRGLAGYVLDQHQQRWVVVILHNHASAPHRAGERLQSAVLSWIFSQASLESGLE, encoded by the coding sequence ATGATTTTGGTGGCTGTGTGCCTGGGTATGTCGCCGGTTGCGGCTCGCGCCCAATCTGCGCTGCCGACAACAATCAAAAAGACCATGCAGGAAAGTCGCATCCCGCAAAACAGTGTGTCGATTTACATTCATCGAATCGGTGAACCCGGACCAAGATTGGCCTGGCTCGATGATGTGCCACGCAACCCGGCGTCAACCATAAAATTGCTGACCACGTTCGCTGCCCTGGAGTTGCTCGGTCCGGACTTTACCTGGAAAACCGAGGTCTATACCCAGGCGGCGCCCGAGCACGAAACCCTGAATGGCAATCTGTATCTCAAGGGCTATGGTGACCCGTACCTGGTCAGCGAGCAATTCTGGCGCCTGTTGCGGGAAGTGCGTTATCGCGGGCTAAAGCGAATCAATGGTGATCTGGTGCTGGATGACACCTATTTTGAAACGGAAGCCGTTGATCCGGGCGGTTTTGATGGTCAGCCACATCGTTCTTATAATGTTGCGCCATCAGCATTCATGCTTAATTTTCAGTCTGTAAATTTCCTGTTCCGGCCGGGCCCGGATAATCAATCAGTCCAGATTGTCGCCGATCCGGATCCGGGCCTGCAGATTGTGAATCGGCTAAAGGTAGGAAAGGGTGGTTGCCGTAACTGGAAAAGTCGCGTGCACATGGATGTGGCCAATGGCAAGGATGACGTAATCCGTTTTAGTGGTCGCTATGATCGGGCCTGTGGCGACAAGAGCATGTATCGCGTGGTGACAGATTCCGGTCAATATATCCGCGGGGTGTTTCGTTCCTTGTGGCAGGAGCTTGGGGGGCGGTTCGAGGGCAGATTGCTCAAGGCACCGGTTCCCGGGTCCGCGAACCTGTATTTTCAGAAAACATCCCAACCGCTTCCCGAGATCATTCGGTCCATTAACAAGTACAGCAACAATGTCATGACCCGCCAGTTGCTGCTGACCCTCGCCGCCGAGCGTGGCGGTGTGCCGGGTACGACCGAAAAGGGCGTTGCTGTGATTCGTGAATGGCTGGCTGGGCGAGGTCTCGATGACCCCGGGCTGGTTCTGGACAATGGAGCAGGGTTGTCGCGCGAAACCCGGATCAGCAGCCAGCACATGGGTCGATTATTGTTGGCAGCATATTCCAGTCCGCGCATGCCGGAGTTGATGGCGTCGCTGCCCATTGTTGGAACTGACGGCACCCTGGCAACGCGATTTGCCGATTCACCGGCAACGGGCAGGGTGCACGCCAAGACCGGTCTGCTTGACGATGTGCGCGGGCTTGCCGGCTATGTTCTGGATCAACATCAACAACGCTGGGTCGTGGTGATTCTGCATAACCATGCGTCTGCGCCGCATCGGGCGGGTGAGCGGTTACAGTCTGCTGTTCTGAGCTGGATATTCAGCCAAGCCAGCCTCGAATCCGGGCTCGAATAA
- a CDS encoding citrate synthase: MPQKYVNATITDSATEDSLPVLDGVLGPQAIDIQKLYAKHDMLAFDPGFRSTASCKSAITYVDGDNGILLYRGYPIEQLAQHSSYLEVAYLLMFGELPTAEELSGFHDDICHCAMLHDQVLQFFRGFRRDAHPMAVMVGVVGALSAFYHEHVDIHDPDQRVQAAIRLVAKMPMIAATSYLYNIGRPHRYPKTALGYTENFLQMMFGTPMEEYEVDPILARAMDKIFILHADHEQNASTSTVRLAASSGANPFACVASGIASLWGPAHGGANEAVLNMLEEIGTVQNIPSAIARAKDKNDPFRLMGFGHRVYKNFDPRAKVIQKTAREVLEHLGIDDPLLEIAVRLEEIALEDEYFVQRKLYPNVDFYSGILLKAMGLPTNMFTVIFALSRTSGWVSHWLELHNDPDHGIDRPRQLYVGSPKRNHPEFKG, from the coding sequence ATGCCGCAGAAATATGTGAATGCGACTATTACCGACTCAGCAACGGAAGACAGCCTGCCTGTTCTGGACGGGGTGCTGGGTCCGCAAGCCATCGATATTCAAAAGCTGTATGCCAAGCACGACATGCTGGCATTTGACCCCGGTTTTCGCTCCACGGCCTCGTGCAAAAGTGCCATCACTTATGTCGACGGTGACAACGGTATTTTGTTGTATCGGGGCTATCCTATAGAGCAGCTGGCGCAGCACTCGAGCTACCTGGAAGTTGCTTACCTGTTGATGTTTGGTGAACTGCCGACAGCTGAAGAACTGTCGGGTTTCCACGATGATATTTGCCACTGCGCCATGCTGCACGACCAGGTGCTGCAGTTTTTCCGTGGCTTCCGTCGAGATGCGCATCCGATGGCGGTTATGGTGGGCGTGGTCGGTGCATTGTCAGCGTTCTACCACGAGCACGTGGACATTCATGATCCGGATCAGCGTGTCCAGGCGGCCATTCGCCTGGTGGCCAAGATGCCGATGATTGCGGCTACCAGCTACCTTTACAATATCGGTCGGCCTCATCGTTATCCCAAGACTGCGCTTGGCTATACAGAAAATTTCCTGCAAATGATGTTTGGTACCCCCATGGAGGAGTACGAAGTCGATCCGATCCTGGCCCGGGCCATGGACAAGATATTCATTCTTCATGCCGATCATGAGCAAAATGCATCGACATCAACCGTCCGCCTGGCAGCGTCCAGCGGTGCCAATCCGTTCGCCTGCGTAGCATCCGGCATTGCCAGTCTTTGGGGGCCTGCCCACGGCGGTGCCAACGAGGCGGTGCTGAACATGCTCGAGGAGATTGGTACGGTGCAGAATATTCCGTCAGCCATTGCCCGCGCCAAGGACAAGAATGATCCATTCCGGCTGATGGGTTTTGGCCACCGCGTGTACAAGAATTTTGATCCACGCGCCAAGGTTATCCAGAAAACCGCTCGGGAGGTCCTGGAGCATCTCGGTATTGATGACCCGTTGTTGGAAATTGCCGTACGCCTGGAAGAAATTGCGCTAGAAGATGAGTACTTTGTACAGCGCAAGCTCTATCCCAACGTGGATTTCTATTCAGGTATTTTGCTGAAAGCCATGGGTTTGCCGACCAATATGTTCACCGTGATTTTTGCGTTGTCGCGTACATCGGGATGGGTCAGTCACTGGCTGGAGCTGCACAATGATCCTGATCACGGTATTGATCGGCCGCGGCAGTTGTACGTGGGCTCACCGAAACGCAACCACCCGGAATTCAAGGGCTGA
- a CDS encoding response regulator, with the protein MGQSDAHASTHILLVDDDRLVLATLATGLQQQGYRVTTADSGEPALERFREHTPDLVVLDYRMPGMTGPEVAQQMLAEAYCPIIMLSAYDDKALVDEAIKLGVSGYLVKPVDVNQLVPSIEAALARFGEVNALINSESDLREGLERSRIVSTAVGIIMARQGFASDRAYDALRRLARDERRPLRDVAADLVDATDQANRMLDRLKPAQG; encoded by the coding sequence ATGGGACAAAGTGACGCACACGCGTCCACCCACATTTTGTTGGTGGATGACGATCGTCTGGTTCTGGCCACATTGGCCACCGGATTGCAGCAACAAGGCTACCGGGTGACGACGGCGGATTCCGGTGAGCCGGCGCTGGAGCGATTTCGGGAACATACACCGGACCTGGTGGTGCTGGATTACCGAATGCCTGGTATGACTGGGCCGGAAGTAGCACAGCAGATGCTGGCCGAAGCCTATTGTCCAATCATTATGTTATCCGCGTACGACGACAAGGCGCTGGTGGACGAGGCTATCAAGCTTGGGGTGTCTGGCTACCTGGTAAAGCCGGTGGATGTCAACCAGTTGGTGCCCAGTATCGAGGCTGCCCTGGCTCGCTTTGGCGAGGTCAATGCCCTGATCAACAGCGAGTCCGATCTTCGCGAGGGCCTGGAACGCAGTCGAATTGTCAGCACCGCGGTTGGCATCATTATGGCGCGCCAGGGTTTTGCCAGTGACCGCGCATATGATGCATTGCGACGGCTGGCGCGCGATGAGCGTCGCCCGCTTCGAGATGTGGCGGCAGATCTGGTTGATGCTACTGATCAGGCCAATCGCATGCTCGACAGGCTGAAGCCGGCACAAGGTTGA
- a CDS encoding PAS domain S-box protein: protein MSIFRCLLIGAPLSAAQKQWFESAKIEVVVVSPEQAEALHNVSADILMIRAEVFVQTVPEFVRQIQALPVARVLLFESTLAIDTAMLHSLPVDDYVSLDWSPESLRARLEWALVHQSQRLDASLGQMVLSPDAVLRIDNQGKILAANDAVETSLGYVADSIIGRSIFELFAEDSRDALAKLLPTQASATGTHPGRTGEMFALHGDGNAMPVEVYVRMRNDARAAGELAVFIRDISSQQHYRGAYFRHERHMAALSRLTEDLLHSEKDLAYGPLLSVLAPTINAVRGRFYLTSYDRRDQTWARECVAEWWAENRIQKPSAAGKQLQAAIERDEALQRWLPVLKANDIVAAPADSLPRVEAGMLQDMGIKSVLVVPLNMRGKLIGFLRFDSGRDYPGWEAGDVSFLTSAARSICHAHVTLEERRYRIEAQEALYEERVWLETIRQASELISATETLEDRLVDIVMYLLNVIPVDQLVVSTRENSRIQVNGVYSKNRQLETFHRWESESHLCPGHTQKSAEVLRCDQSRFIQDSDMTMRSCVCLPLMDGTERIGTVSLASEEPNVFNERNHAHLESLATQLAHAVVHIQRYRAAKSEAEHLAVIVREVHHRIKNNLQGVIGLLNSHRHRNSEVDQIMVTAIAQLNAVAEAHNQLSRRSDETVFLGDLVAGVHRAVRPLTGHELVIDAPSAGCRVIVPAAEVVPVALVVNELIQNALDHGFETGTGGEIRIEIHESADSVSLRVSNNGKPLPESFDSSSGIGFGTGLTLVRSLIPAKGSRFSLRHMDGWTVAEVEYDMPVIMQSALASPAAPA, encoded by the coding sequence ATGTCGATATTTCGCTGCCTGTTGATTGGTGCTCCGTTGTCCGCGGCCCAAAAGCAGTGGTTTGAATCCGCAAAGATTGAGGTTGTAGTGGTCTCGCCGGAACAGGCGGAAGCATTACATAATGTTTCGGCAGATATCCTTATGATTCGTGCCGAGGTCTTCGTCCAGACGGTCCCGGAATTTGTCCGGCAAATACAGGCCCTTCCTGTTGCCCGTGTCCTGCTTTTTGAATCGACCCTGGCTATCGATACGGCGATGCTTCATAGCCTTCCGGTGGATGATTATGTTTCCCTGGACTGGAGTCCTGAGTCGCTGCGCGCCCGGCTGGAATGGGCGCTGGTGCACCAGAGCCAGCGTCTTGATGCATCACTTGGCCAAATGGTGCTGTCACCCGACGCTGTATTGCGTATTGATAACCAGGGGAAAATCCTTGCAGCCAATGACGCCGTGGAAACCTCGCTGGGTTATGTCGCCGACAGTATTATCGGCAGATCCATATTTGAGCTATTCGCCGAGGATTCTCGCGATGCGCTGGCAAAACTGTTGCCTACGCAGGCGTCCGCCACAGGCACTCATCCAGGGCGCACTGGTGAAATGTTCGCGCTTCATGGCGACGGAAATGCCATGCCAGTCGAAGTCTATGTGCGCATGCGTAATGACGCGCGGGCTGCAGGCGAGCTGGCGGTATTTATTCGCGATATCAGTTCGCAACAACATTATCGTGGCGCCTATTTCCGCCATGAGCGTCATATGGCCGCGCTATCAAGACTGACTGAAGATCTGTTGCATAGCGAAAAGGATTTGGCCTATGGCCCGTTGTTGTCAGTACTGGCGCCCACTATTAACGCCGTTCGCGGTCGATTTTACCTGACCAGTTACGATCGACGTGACCAGACATGGGCGCGGGAGTGTGTTGCCGAATGGTGGGCCGAAAACCGGATACAGAAGCCCAGTGCTGCCGGAAAGCAGCTGCAGGCTGCGATTGAACGTGACGAGGCTCTGCAGCGTTGGCTGCCAGTGCTGAAAGCCAATGATATTGTCGCTGCGCCAGCTGACAGCCTGCCTCGCGTGGAGGCGGGAATGTTGCAGGATATGGGCATCAAGAGTGTGCTCGTTGTCCCGCTGAATATGCGGGGCAAGCTGATCGGATTCCTGCGGTTTGACAGTGGTCGTGACTATCCGGGTTGGGAGGCGGGCGATGTCAGCTTTCTGACTTCAGCGGCACGCAGTATTTGCCATGCTCATGTCACTCTCGAGGAACGACGCTATCGTATTGAGGCACAGGAGGCGCTTTACGAAGAACGCGTCTGGCTCGAAACCATTCGCCAGGCCAGTGAACTGATCAGCGCCACGGAGACACTGGAAGACCGACTGGTTGATATCGTCATGTACCTGCTGAACGTCATTCCGGTCGATCAGCTGGTGGTATCAACGCGTGAGAACAGCCGGATCCAGGTAAACGGGGTCTACAGCAAGAATCGGCAGCTTGAGACATTTCATCGATGGGAAAGCGAGAGCCACCTGTGTCCCGGCCATACCCAAAAAAGTGCCGAAGTGCTGCGCTGCGATCAATCCAGGTTTATTCAGGACAGTGACATGACTATGCGATCCTGCGTGTGTCTGCCGCTTATGGATGGTACCGAGCGTATTGGTACTGTATCGCTGGCTTCCGAGGAGCCAAATGTTTTCAACGAGCGAAATCATGCGCACCTTGAGTCACTGGCGACACAGCTGGCTCATGCGGTGGTGCATATCCAGCGATACCGGGCAGCCAAAAGTGAGGCAGAGCATCTGGCGGTTATCGTGCGGGAAGTGCATCATCGGATTAAGAACAATCTTCAGGGCGTGATCGGATTGCTTAACAGTCACCGGCATCGCAACTCCGAGGTGGACCAGATCATGGTTACCGCCATTGCCCAGTTGAATGCAGTCGCCGAAGCTCATAACCAGCTCAGCAGGCGTTCTGATGAGACCGTGTTCCTTGGCGACCTGGTTGCCGGTGTGCATCGGGCTGTGCGACCGCTCACCGGCCATGAGCTGGTAATTGATGCACCGTCGGCCGGCTGCCGGGTTATTGTGCCGGCTGCCGAAGTGGTGCCAGTGGCGCTGGTGGTGAACGAGTTGATTCAGAATGCACTGGATCACGGGTTTGAAACCGGAACTGGCGGTGAAATTCGCATTGAGATACATGAATCCGCCGACAGTGTCAGTTTGCGCGTCAGCAATAATGGCAAGCCGCTGCCGGAATCGTTTGACAGCAGCAGCGGTATAGGATTTGGCACCGGCTTGACGCTGGTTCGGTCGCTGATCCCGGCAAAAGGATCCCGTTTTTCCCTGAGGCACATGGATGGCTGGACCGTGGCAGAAGTTGAGTACGACATGCCGGTCATTATGCAGTCGGCGCTGGCTTCGCCCGCGGCCCCGGCCTGA
- a CDS encoding ATP-binding cassette domain-containing protein: MTESVLSIREFGVAFGEKIVLSSVSLDVPDRGVIALMGPAGTGKSTLLRTIAGFNDNNPSLRTWGDVDYMGAPLGELGIPPLVSQNARLMLASIFENMVSELPERHTLTIAQQKEVVTRLLERAGLGELADRMEERVASLSLGKQRHLAIARTAASNPRVLFIDEPTTGIDDADCEPLLNYIRMEGEHRAIVVILHNQRQVKYLDGQVGLLAGGWVQEMNEAKEFFANPQNPLAKDFVRSGSCHSPQPGVEPDSSEPSALTTDIPKAPPIPQKARKYISDSFGPRGFLWLKQGQLAGTPRPGLIAEMKYDLKALTRVGITVLVSLTETPVDSSELEEFGIKHVEFPIPDMGAPSIEAAMQMCELMTSLMERGDVLAVHCKAGLGRTGTILVSQLIWEGMPALAALEQARRIEPRWVQSEEQVEFLERFAVAVDESRGKLASAGVDI, translated from the coding sequence ATGACTGAATCAGTGTTGTCAATCAGGGAATTTGGTGTCGCGTTCGGCGAAAAAATCGTGTTGAGCTCGGTTTCGCTGGATGTGCCCGACCGCGGTGTGATTGCCTTGATGGGGCCGGCCGGCACCGGCAAGTCGACCCTGCTGCGTACGATTGCAGGATTTAACGATAACAATCCTTCACTGCGTACCTGGGGTGACGTGGACTATATGGGTGCGCCATTGGGTGAATTGGGTATACCGCCACTGGTTTCTCAGAATGCGCGGCTGATGCTGGCAAGTATTTTTGAAAATATGGTCAGCGAGTTGCCGGAGCGGCACACGTTGACCATAGCGCAACAAAAGGAAGTGGTAACACGATTGCTTGAACGGGCCGGGTTAGGTGAACTGGCCGACAGGATGGAAGAGCGCGTTGCATCGCTGTCCCTGGGCAAGCAACGGCATCTGGCCATTGCCAGGACCGCGGCATCCAATCCGAGAGTATTGTTTATTGATGAACCGACCACCGGCATTGATGATGCAGACTGTGAGCCGTTGCTGAATTACATCAGGATGGAAGGCGAGCATCGTGCCATTGTTGTGATTTTGCATAATCAGCGCCAGGTGAAATACCTGGATGGCCAGGTGGGACTGCTTGCCGGTGGCTGGGTCCAGGAAATGAACGAGGCGAAGGAATTTTTTGCCAACCCGCAGAACCCGTTGGCCAAGGATTTTGTTCGTAGCGGCTCCTGCCACTCTCCGCAGCCGGGTGTTGAGCCAGACAGCTCCGAGCCCAGTGCGTTGACTACGGATATACCCAAGGCACCGCCGATTCCGCAGAAGGCGAGAAAATATATTAGTGATTCGTTTGGGCCGCGCGGTTTTTTGTGGCTGAAGCAGGGTCAACTGGCAGGCACGCCCAGGCCAGGCCTGATTGCAGAGATGAAATATGATCTCAAGGCTTTGACGCGTGTAGGCATTACCGTGCTGGTATCACTGACCGAAACACCGGTTGATTCGAGCGAGTTGGAAGAGTTTGGTATCAAGCATGTCGAGTTTCCGATTCCGGATATGGGCGCGCCAAGCATTGAAGCGGCCATGCAGATGTGCGAGCTGATGACGTCTCTGATGGAGCGTGGCGACGTCCTGGCAGTACATTGCAAGGCCGGCCTTGGGCGTACCGGAACCATACTGGTTTCCCAGTTGATCTGGGAAGGCATGCCGGCCCTGGCCGCGCTTGAGCAGGCGCGCCGAATTGAGCCTCGATGGGTTCAGTCGGAGGAGCAAGTAGAGTTTCTTGAGCGATTTGCGGTAGCTGTAGACGAATCGCGGGGAAAGCTGGCGTCAGCAGGCGTCGATATTTGA
- a CDS encoding response regulator, translated as MSKVSVAAIGMNPIDRKLLKSLFLLSDQNRFGFALVEGDQADVVVADLDGLDDSAVQAYRDSNPSQPILFISVMGGYRSGADPYITKPLKVNAVFGELNKLVEGNAQKKDVPATDRKEKLKPVSTPKKSGGAPAMAGDVPVYHADDYLLGLVQQAIATGQATVLSSDFGAITVFPKQGVYVSTVNQEDLSAVCGAEATAFKRGVVPSDQAEKMLGDPDVVKQGINELLWQGAYYASNGRLLEGCMRNDVVTLDYWPNITRLGAPDNAISICALLSRYPTSITLAKRILKVPDDEMYAFYSAATASGIARVTNRGSQPEAEPVLRQPSAGRGLLGKLLKKVTGL; from the coding sequence ATGAGTAAGGTATCGGTAGCAGCAATTGGAATGAATCCAATTGACAGGAAGTTGCTGAAGAGCCTGTTTCTGCTCAGCGACCAGAATCGTTTTGGTTTCGCATTGGTGGAAGGTGATCAGGCGGATGTGGTTGTGGCCGATCTTGATGGTCTCGATGACTCGGCGGTGCAAGCCTACCGCGACAGCAATCCGAGCCAGCCAATACTTTTTATCTCCGTGATGGGAGGTTACAGGTCTGGTGCTGACCCCTATATTACCAAACCGTTAAAAGTCAATGCGGTCTTCGGCGAGCTGAACAAGCTTGTTGAAGGCAATGCACAAAAAAAAGATGTGCCGGCAACGGACAGGAAGGAAAAGCTTAAACCGGTTTCTACACCGAAAAAATCAGGTGGTGCACCTGCAATGGCAGGCGACGTGCCGGTCTATCATGCAGACGATTACCTGCTCGGGTTGGTACAACAGGCGATCGCCACAGGCCAGGCCACTGTGTTGTCGTCCGATTTTGGTGCTATCACGGTGTTTCCCAAGCAGGGTGTGTATGTGTCCACCGTGAATCAGGAAGATTTGTCAGCCGTATGTGGAGCAGAAGCCACGGCATTCAAGCGCGGCGTTGTTCCGTCAGACCAGGCAGAGAAGATGCTTGGTGACCCTGATGTTGTAAAACAGGGGATTAATGAATTATTGTGGCAGGGGGCCTATTACGCATCAAATGGCCGCCTGCTTGAAGGTTGTATGCGTAACGATGTGGTAACGCTGGATTACTGGCCCAACATTACACGGCTCGGCGCTCCGGACAATGCCATCAGTATTTGTGCCCTGTTGAGTAGATATCCAACTTCGATTACGTTGGCGAAACGGATTCTTAAGGTGCCTGATGACGAGATGTATGCATTTTACAGTGCAGCAACAGCCAGTGGTATCGCCAGGGTTACAAACAGGGGTAGTCAGCCGGAGGCAGAACCGGTATTGCGTCAACCGTCGGCAGGCCGGGGATTGCTTGGCAAGTTGCTGAAAAAAGTAACCGGTTTATAA
- a CDS encoding ATP/GTP-binding protein produces MAREDKIIFAGPVGAGKTAAIAAVSDVELVKTEALATDEVALRKLNTTVAMDYGALHLEDGSKIHLYGTPGQDRFDFMWEILTIGGIGLVLFIDNARENPIADLEHYLNAFKKFIARTDVVIGVTRTDVKAEPRLEAYNAKIREMGLKVPVFQVDARRREDVKVMLLALLAMLDPGLKR; encoded by the coding sequence ATGGCACGGGAAGACAAGATAATATTTGCAGGTCCGGTAGGCGCAGGAAAGACGGCTGCCATTGCCGCAGTCAGCGATGTGGAACTGGTCAAGACTGAAGCGTTGGCAACCGACGAGGTAGCGCTGAGAAAGCTCAACACGACAGTGGCCATGGATTACGGGGCACTGCATCTTGAGGACGGCTCCAAGATTCATCTTTACGGAACTCCCGGGCAGGATCGTTTCGATTTCATGTGGGAAATTCTGACCATTGGCGGAATCGGGCTGGTTTTGTTTATCGACAATGCACGGGAAAATCCCATTGCTGATCTTGAGCACTACCTGAATGCATTCAAAAAGTTTATCGCTCGTACCGATGTTGTAATTGGTGTAACCCGAACCGATGTCAAGGCCGAGCCAAGACTTGAGGCCTATAATGCCAAGATAAGGGAAATGGGGCTCAAGGTACCGGTTTTCCAGGTTGATGCCAGGAGGCGTGAAGATGTAAAGGTAATGTTGCTGGCACTTCTGGCGATGTTGGACCCTGGTCTAAAGCGCTAG
- a CDS encoding roadblock/LC7 domain-containing protein encodes MDKETLGKTLRPLLRGLNGTSLDIEASAVMTKDGLTISAVLGEAVDADRLGAMCATMLSLADTTSRELARGDLEQVLIKGSTGYVLIVEIGENAVLAVVAKATINLGMVFLEAKTTARKAMQFF; translated from the coding sequence ATGGATAAAGAAACTCTGGGTAAGACATTGCGTCCCTTGTTGAGAGGTTTGAATGGCACCTCTCTGGATATCGAAGCGTCAGCCGTTATGACCAAGGATGGCTTGACGATATCCGCCGTACTGGGCGAGGCCGTGGATGCTGATCGCCTTGGAGCAATGTGTGCAACCATGTTGTCATTGGCTGATACCACTTCCAGGGAGTTGGCCCGAGGGGATCTCGAACAAGTCCTGATCAAGGGTTCGACCGGTTATGTATTGATCGTGGAGATTGGGGAAAATGCAGTGCTGGCGGTTGTTGCCAAAGCCACTATTAACCTTGGCATGGTTTTCCTTGAGGCCAAGACTACGGCCCGAAAGGCCATGCAATTCTTCTGA
- a CDS encoding response regulator, producing MTSLKLVTNGNPHQGAHLFVVDDNATLLIALEHGLSKRGYKVSTFENGEDAVAAYREHTPDLVILDCKMPGMSGPEVAQLMIEHVHRPIIMLSGLDDDDMVHGMIAKGISAYLVKPMSTSQVAAVVESSLSRFSEVSALMRDSENMRTDKDRNREISTAVGIVMVQAGLSHERAFDKLRQLAREQQKPLRDLAKEIVNGLSQNNSMLEKIRKD from the coding sequence ATGACGTCTTTAAAGCTTGTCACTAATGGAAATCCCCATCAAGGCGCGCACTTGTTTGTTGTCGATGATAATGCGACTTTGCTTATCGCTCTTGAGCATGGTCTGAGCAAACGGGGATACAAGGTCAGCACTTTTGAAAACGGCGAAGATGCTGTAGCGGCATACCGTGAACACACGCCGGACCTGGTCATCCTCGATTGCAAGATGCCGGGCATGAGTGGTCCTGAAGTGGCGCAGCTGATGATTGAGCATGTACACAGGCCAATCATAATGTTGTCCGGCCTGGACGACGATGACATGGTCCACGGCATGATAGCCAAGGGCATATCAGCCTACCTGGTAAAACCGATGAGTACCAGCCAGGTGGCTGCCGTGGTTGAATCCTCGCTTTCGCGTTTCAGTGAAGTCAGTGCCCTGATGCGGGACAGTGAAAACATGCGTACCGATAAAGATCGGAATCGGGAAATCAGTACCGCGGTCGGTATTGTTATGGTCCAGGCGGGCCTGTCCCACGAGCGGGCTTTTGACAAGTTGCGCCAGCTGGCCAGGGAGCAACAAAAACCATTGCGTGATCTGGCAAAAGAGATTGTTAATGGCCTGTCACAAAACAACAGTATGCTTGAGAAAATTCGCAAGGATTAA
- a CDS encoding carbon-nitrogen hydrolase, whose translation MTVALTQHAFSSDRDSNLARSADFIARAANAGARMVLLPELHASLYFCQTEDTDNFDLAEPVPGPTTEFLGQLARRHNVVIVGSVFEKRAAGIYHNTAVVLEADGSLAGIYRKMHIPDDPGFYEKFYFTPGDLGFEPIDTSVGRLGVLVCWDQWYPEAARLMALNGAELLLYPTAIGWNPGDDPAEQQRQSDSWQLVQRGHAIANGLPVLSCNRIGHEKDPSRQSQGIQFWGKSFIAGPQGELLANSEDEEVLLMAEVDMTRSESVRRIWPFFRDRRIEAFSGLLKRFGK comes from the coding sequence TTGACTGTTGCACTGACCCAGCACGCGTTCAGCAGTGATCGCGATTCCAACCTGGCGCGCAGCGCGGACTTTATTGCCCGCGCCGCCAACGCTGGTGCCCGGATGGTACTGTTGCCGGAGCTTCATGCCAGCCTCTACTTCTGCCAGACTGAAGACACGGATAACTTTGACCTGGCCGAACCCGTACCGGGACCGACAACGGAATTTCTCGGCCAGTTGGCGAGGCGACACAATGTGGTCATCGTCGGCTCCGTGTTTGAAAAGCGCGCGGCCGGCATTTACCACAATACCGCTGTAGTACTCGAAGCCGATGGCAGCCTCGCCGGTATTTACCGCAAAATGCATATCCCCGACGATCCCGGCTTTTATGAAAAGTTCTACTTTACGCCGGGAGACCTGGGATTCGAGCCGATCGACACCAGTGTTGGCCGCCTGGGCGTACTGGTGTGCTGGGATCAGTGGTACCCGGAAGCTGCAAGACTGATGGCGCTCAATGGCGCCGAGCTGTTGCTCTACCCCACCGCCATCGGCTGGAATCCCGGCGATGATCCGGCCGAACAGCAACGCCAGAGCGATAGCTGGCAACTGGTACAACGCGGCCACGCCATCGCCAACGGCTTGCCGGTGCTGAGCTGCAACCGTATTGGTCACGAAAAAGACCCATCCAGGCAATCGCAGGGTATTCAATTCTGGGGCAAGAGTTTCATAGCTGGCCCCCAGGGCGAATTACTTGCCAACAGCGAAGACGAAGAAGTATTGCTGATGGCTGAAGTGGACATGACGCGTAGCGAAAGCGTCCGCAGGATCTGGCCATTCTTCCGCGACCGACGAATTGAAGCTTTTTCAGGTTTGCTGAAGCGTTTCGGAAAATAG